One segment of Polypterus senegalus isolate Bchr_013 chromosome 8, ASM1683550v1, whole genome shotgun sequence DNA contains the following:
- the LOC120533440 gene encoding zinc finger protein 239-like translates to MTELNPVPEEASTIYCNTKMDVKKETCEAEINTMEITSVNINEEDLKVESVHPKQESLQIKDEAYELVTVGIKEEAEETSVGIDTHKYKIMEHDDVKLRSKSLQSDTETTEDILPVGTPDDQPPPTHQSGERDKPHCCFECGKQFCHKSSLQSHKRIHTGEKPYCCLECGKQFRESSQLQRHKRIHTGEKPYCYSECGKQFSCSTTLQSHEGIHTGKKPYCCLECGKQFCNRGTLQSHKIIHIGEKPYCCLACGQQFYDKSSLRIHKRIHAGEKPYCCSECGKRFSRIASLETHTRIHTGEKPFCCLECGKQFRSKSNLQSHTRVHTGEKLERKKRYCCSTCGKQFRDRSDLQSHTRIHTGEKPFSCWECGKRFCDRRTLQKHSRIHIEDN, encoded by the exons ATGACAGAATTAAATCCCGTTCCCGAGGAGGCATCTACCATTTACTGTAACACCAAGATGGATGTGAAAAAGGAGACATGTGAGGCTGAAATAAACACCATGGAGATAACTAGTGTGAATATTAATGAGGAGGATTTGAAAGTGGAATCTGTTCACCCTAAACAGGAAAGTCTCCAGATTAAAGATGAGGCTTATGAACTGGTAACTGTGGGCATTAAAGAAGAGGCTGAGGAGACGTCCGTCGGCATTGACACGCACAAATATAAAATCATGGAACACGACGACGTCAAGTTGAGGTCTAAATCATTACAGTCTGACACGGAGACAACTGAGGATATTTTGCCTGTTGGAACTCCTGATGATCAACCACCACCGACACATCAGTCTGGAGAAA GAGACAAACCTCACTGCTgttttgaatgtggcaaacaattctgtcACAAGAGCTCTCTTCagagccacaaaagaattcacactggagagaagccatattgctgtttggaatgtggcaaacaattccgtGAGAGTAGTCAACTGCAgcgccacaaaagaattcacactggagagaaaccatattgttattcagaatgtggcaaacaattctcgtGTTCCACCACTCTTCAAAGTCACGAAGGAATTCATACTGgaaagaagccatattgctgtttggaatgtggcaaacaattctgtaACAGGGGTACTCTGCAGAGCCACAAAATAATTCACattggagagaagccatattgctgtttagCATGTGGCCAGCAATTCTATGACAAGAGCTCTCTTCGGATCCACAAAAGAATTCAtgctggagagaagccgtattgctgttctgaatgtggcaaacgattctcacgtATCGCCAGTCTTGAGACCCACactagaattcacactggagagaaaccattttgctgtttggaatgtggcaaacaattccgtAGCAAGAGTAACCTTCAGagccacactagagttcacactggagagaaattGGAGAGAAAGAAGAGGTATTGCTGTTCAACGTGTGGCAAACAGTTTCGTGACAGAAGTGATCTTCAAAGCCACActagaattcacacaggagaaaagccatTTTCATGCTGGgaatgtggcaaaagattctGCGACAGGAGGACTCTTCAGAAACACTCCAGAATTCACATTGAAGACAATTGa